From the genome of Vicia villosa cultivar HV-30 ecotype Madison, WI linkage group LG2, Vvil1.0, whole genome shotgun sequence, one region includes:
- the LOC131653390 gene encoding probable leucine-rich repeat receptor-like serine/threonine-protein kinase At3g14840 isoform X2, translating to MMNISKIALLGNRLTGSIPAEISNISTLQTLELWNNQLSGNLPPELGYLTQIKTLRLSSNNFTGELPMTFVKLTTLQDFRIEDNQFSGKIPDYIQNWTSINALMIQGSGLSGPIPSGISLLRNLTDLRICDLDGYEDAPLPQLNSMTNLNTLVLRNCNISGELPGYLGTMTLLKHLDLSFNKLSGIIPDSYANMKSSNYIFLTGNLLTGPVRRWRHYVDTDLSYNNFSISQVSQRCQDDNVNLFSTSWAHNDIETVSCLRFECPKPSYSLYINCGGKHATVNKTSYDEDSDLSSPARFHVSSNGNWAFSTTGEFLDSHDLRENYSPKNIAKLTMVDAELYMNARVSPISLTYYGFCLANGNYTVNLHFAEIMFTEDQTYGSLGRRVFDIYLQGKAVQKDFNIAKEAGGVGKKIIKQFKDVVVSSNTLEIRLYWAGKGTQFVPNKSVYGPLISAISVESDSPPGTGSISAGAVAGIVVAATIVIILVFGILWWKGCFVKKNSLARELKSLDLPTGLFTLRQIKAATNNFDNSNKIGAGGFGPVYKGCLSNGTLIAVKQLSSKSRQGNREFLNEIGMISALQHPYLVKLHGCCVEGDQLLLIYEYLENNSLARALFGPEEEQIKLDWSIRQKICVGIARGLTYLHEESRLKVVHRDIKATNVLLDKDLDPKISDFGLAKLDEEDNTHISTRIAGTYGYMAPEYALHGYLTDKADVYSFGVVALEIVSGRSNTLYRTKEEAFYLLDWAHMLKERGDQMELVDRRLGSDFNKKEAMVMINVALLCTNVTSNLRPSMSSVVSMLEGRIVVPEFVSDSSEVMDEKKMEAMRQYYYHTEENKISKSPSQIQSLLNDGSWTATSSSGVDLYSVHPDSSYWEKRN from the exons ATGATGAATATTAGTAAAAT TGCTCTTCTCGGAAACCGATTAACGGGTTCAATACCAGCTGAGATTTCAAACATATCTACTCTCCAAACCTT GGAGTTATGGAACAATCAGTTGTCAGGAAATCTTCCTCCTGAACTTGGGTATCTAACCCAAATTAAAACACT GCGACTTTCCTCTAACAATTTTACCGGAGAGCTACCTATGACATTcgtcaagctcactacattacaAGATTT CCGAATTGAGGACAATCAATTCTCTGGAAAGATACCTGATTATATTCAGAACTGGACAAGTATTAATGCGCT AATGATTCAAGGAAGTGGATTAAGTGGGCCTATTCCTTCTGGAATTTCACTTTTGAGAAACTTAACTGACTT GAGAATTTGTGATTTGGATGGATATGAAGATGCACCTTTGCCACAACTTAATAGTATGACAAATTTAAATACTCT GGTTCTAAGGAACTGCAACATCAGTGGAGAACTGCCTGGTTATCTTGGGACTATGACATTATTAAAACACTT GGACCTCAGCTTTAACAAGTTAAGTGGAATAATTCCAGATTCCTATGCTAACATGAAGAGTTCGAATTACAT ATTTTTAACTGGAAATCTTCTCACTGGCCCCGTGCGTCGTTGGAGACATTATGTTGACAC AGATCTCTCATACAATAATTTCAGCATCAGCCAAGTGAGTCAAAGATGTCAAGATGACAATGT GAACTTGTTTTCTACCTCATGGGCACACAATGACAT AGAAACAGTTTCGTGTTTGAGATTTGAATGTCCCAAAC CCTCATACTCCCTTTATATAAATTGTGGCGGAAAGCATGCAACAGTCAACAAAACAAGTTATGACGAAGATTCAGACTTATCTAGCCCAGCTAGATTCCATGTCAGTTCAAATGGAAATTGGGCATTTAGCACCACTGGTGAATTCTTAGATAGTCATGATCTCCGTGAAAATTATTCCCCTAAAAATATAGCTAAACTTACTATGGTGGATGCTGAATTGTACATGAATGCACGTGTTTCTCCTATTTCTTTGACTTATTATGGGTTTTGCCTGGCAAATGGAAACTACACAGTAAATCTACATTTTGCTGAAATAATGTTCACAGAAGATCAAACTTATGGTAGTCTTGGAAGGCGTGTATTTGATATCTACCTTCAG GGGAAGGCAGTGCAAAAGGACTTCAATATTGCCAAAGAAGCAGGAGGAGTTGGTAAGAAAATCATAAAACAGTTCAAAGATGTTGTTGTTTCTAGTAATACTTTGGAGATCCGTTTATATTGGGCTGGAAAAGGGACACAGTTTGTCCCAAATAAATCAGTATATGGTCCTCTTATATCGGCTATCTCAGTGGAATCTG actCTCCACCTGGAACTGGAAGCATATCTGCAGGAGCTGTGGCTGGAATTGTGGTTGCAGCAACAATTGTTATCATTCTTGTATTTGGTATACTTTGGTGGAAAGGATGTTTTGTAAAGAAAAACTCATTGGCAAGAG AACTGAAGAGTTTAGACCTACCAACGGGTTTATTTACCCTAAGGCAAATCAAAGCAGCAACAAACAACTTTGATAATTCCAATAAGATTGGAGCAGGAGGATTTGGTCCTGTCTACAAG GGATGTTTATCCAACGGGACACTGATTGCAGTCAAGCAACTTTCTTCTAAATCAAGGCAGGGAAATCGTGAGTTTTTAAATGAGATAGGCATGATTTCTGCATTGCAACACCCTTATCTTGTTAAACTCCATGGTTGCTGTGTGGAGGGAGATCAGTTGTTGCTGATATATGAATACTTGGAAAACAATAGCCTTGCTCGTGCTTTATTTG GTCCAGAGGAAGAACAAATAAAATTAGACTGGTCTATACGGCAGAAGATTTGTGTTGGTATTGCTAGAGGTTTGACATACCTACATGAAGAGTCAAGACTGAAGGTTGTTCACAGGGACATCAAGGCTACTAATGTGTTGCTTGACAAGGATCTCGACCCTAAGATATCTGATTTTGGTTTGGCCAAACTTGATGAGGAGGATAATACTCACATTAGCACTAGAATTGCAGGGACATA TGGATATATGGCTCCTGAATATGCATTGCATGGTTATTTGACGGACAAAGCAGATGTTTATAGTTTTGGAGTTGTTGCCTTGGAAATCGTTAGTGGAAGGAGCAACACCCTTTATCGGACAAAGGAGGAAGCATTCTATCTTCTTGATTGG GCACATATGTTGAAAGAGAGAGGCGACCAAATGGAGCTAGTAGACAGAAGATTAGGTTCAGATTTCAACAAAAAGGAAGCTATGGTGATGATCAATGTGGCTCTCCTATGCACGAATGTCACTTCAAACCTTAGGCCCTCCATGTCGTCGGTGGTAAGTATGCTTGAAGGAAGGATTGTGGTTCCAGAGTTTGTTTCAGATTCAAGTGAAGTAATGGATGAAAAGAAGATGGAAGCAATGAGGCAGTATTACTATCATACGGAAGAAAATAAGATAAGCAAGTCACCATCACAGATTCAGAGTTTATTAAATGATGGGTCATGGACTGCTACATCTTCATCAGGTGTAGACCTTTATTCTGTCCACCCTGATTCTTCCTATTGGGAGAAAAGAAATTAA
- the LOC131653390 gene encoding probable leucine-rich repeat receptor-like serine/threonine-protein kinase At3g14840 isoform X1 yields MKMSTTSPFFSLLIIAILFLSLTAFGANTLHPDEKKALEDIAKSLGKKDWNFDIDPCSNKPNWFTPPIPNILENNVTCNCSVPGDNFCHVISITLKGQNLPGTLPPGLTRLRYLQIIDLSRNYLNGTIPRQWGSMMNISKIALLGNRLTGSIPAEISNISTLQTLELWNNQLSGNLPPELGYLTQIKTLRLSSNNFTGELPMTFVKLTTLQDFRIEDNQFSGKIPDYIQNWTSINALMIQGSGLSGPIPSGISLLRNLTDLRICDLDGYEDAPLPQLNSMTNLNTLVLRNCNISGELPGYLGTMTLLKHLDLSFNKLSGIIPDSYANMKSSNYIFLTGNLLTGPVRRWRHYVDTDLSYNNFSISQVSQRCQDDNVNLFSTSWAHNDIETVSCLRFECPKPSYSLYINCGGKHATVNKTSYDEDSDLSSPARFHVSSNGNWAFSTTGEFLDSHDLRENYSPKNIAKLTMVDAELYMNARVSPISLTYYGFCLANGNYTVNLHFAEIMFTEDQTYGSLGRRVFDIYLQGKAVQKDFNIAKEAGGVGKKIIKQFKDVVVSSNTLEIRLYWAGKGTQFVPNKSVYGPLISAISVESDSPPGTGSISAGAVAGIVVAATIVIILVFGILWWKGCFVKKNSLARELKSLDLPTGLFTLRQIKAATNNFDNSNKIGAGGFGPVYKGCLSNGTLIAVKQLSSKSRQGNREFLNEIGMISALQHPYLVKLHGCCVEGDQLLLIYEYLENNSLARALFGPEEEQIKLDWSIRQKICVGIARGLTYLHEESRLKVVHRDIKATNVLLDKDLDPKISDFGLAKLDEEDNTHISTRIAGTYGYMAPEYALHGYLTDKADVYSFGVVALEIVSGRSNTLYRTKEEAFYLLDWAHMLKERGDQMELVDRRLGSDFNKKEAMVMINVALLCTNVTSNLRPSMSSVVSMLEGRIVVPEFVSDSSEVMDEKKMEAMRQYYYHTEENKISKSPSQIQSLLNDGSWTATSSSGVDLYSVHPDSSYWEKRN; encoded by the exons ATGAAGATGAGCACTACCTCTCCATTTTTCTCCCTTTTAATCATTGCTATTTTGTTCTTATCTCTAACAGCTTTTGGGGCTAATACTCTTCACCCGGACGAAA AGAAAGCTCTTGAAGATATAGCTAAATCACTTGGTAAGAAGGATTGGAACTTCGACATAGATCCATGCAGCAACAAACCTAACTGGTTTACGCCTCCCATACCCAACATCTTAGAAAATAATGTAACCTGTAACTGCTCTGTTCCTGGTGACAACTTCTGCCATGTTATTTCAAT AACTTTGAAAGGGCAAAATCTTCCCGGCACTCTCCCGCCAGGACTGACCAGGTTGCGTTACCTTCAAATTAT TGACCTCTCTCGCAATTACTTGAATGGTACAATTCCGAGACAATGGGGCTCCATGATGAATATTAGTAAAAT TGCTCTTCTCGGAAACCGATTAACGGGTTCAATACCAGCTGAGATTTCAAACATATCTACTCTCCAAACCTT GGAGTTATGGAACAATCAGTTGTCAGGAAATCTTCCTCCTGAACTTGGGTATCTAACCCAAATTAAAACACT GCGACTTTCCTCTAACAATTTTACCGGAGAGCTACCTATGACATTcgtcaagctcactacattacaAGATTT CCGAATTGAGGACAATCAATTCTCTGGAAAGATACCTGATTATATTCAGAACTGGACAAGTATTAATGCGCT AATGATTCAAGGAAGTGGATTAAGTGGGCCTATTCCTTCTGGAATTTCACTTTTGAGAAACTTAACTGACTT GAGAATTTGTGATTTGGATGGATATGAAGATGCACCTTTGCCACAACTTAATAGTATGACAAATTTAAATACTCT GGTTCTAAGGAACTGCAACATCAGTGGAGAACTGCCTGGTTATCTTGGGACTATGACATTATTAAAACACTT GGACCTCAGCTTTAACAAGTTAAGTGGAATAATTCCAGATTCCTATGCTAACATGAAGAGTTCGAATTACAT ATTTTTAACTGGAAATCTTCTCACTGGCCCCGTGCGTCGTTGGAGACATTATGTTGACAC AGATCTCTCATACAATAATTTCAGCATCAGCCAAGTGAGTCAAAGATGTCAAGATGACAATGT GAACTTGTTTTCTACCTCATGGGCACACAATGACAT AGAAACAGTTTCGTGTTTGAGATTTGAATGTCCCAAAC CCTCATACTCCCTTTATATAAATTGTGGCGGAAAGCATGCAACAGTCAACAAAACAAGTTATGACGAAGATTCAGACTTATCTAGCCCAGCTAGATTCCATGTCAGTTCAAATGGAAATTGGGCATTTAGCACCACTGGTGAATTCTTAGATAGTCATGATCTCCGTGAAAATTATTCCCCTAAAAATATAGCTAAACTTACTATGGTGGATGCTGAATTGTACATGAATGCACGTGTTTCTCCTATTTCTTTGACTTATTATGGGTTTTGCCTGGCAAATGGAAACTACACAGTAAATCTACATTTTGCTGAAATAATGTTCACAGAAGATCAAACTTATGGTAGTCTTGGAAGGCGTGTATTTGATATCTACCTTCAG GGGAAGGCAGTGCAAAAGGACTTCAATATTGCCAAAGAAGCAGGAGGAGTTGGTAAGAAAATCATAAAACAGTTCAAAGATGTTGTTGTTTCTAGTAATACTTTGGAGATCCGTTTATATTGGGCTGGAAAAGGGACACAGTTTGTCCCAAATAAATCAGTATATGGTCCTCTTATATCGGCTATCTCAGTGGAATCTG actCTCCACCTGGAACTGGAAGCATATCTGCAGGAGCTGTGGCTGGAATTGTGGTTGCAGCAACAATTGTTATCATTCTTGTATTTGGTATACTTTGGTGGAAAGGATGTTTTGTAAAGAAAAACTCATTGGCAAGAG AACTGAAGAGTTTAGACCTACCAACGGGTTTATTTACCCTAAGGCAAATCAAAGCAGCAACAAACAACTTTGATAATTCCAATAAGATTGGAGCAGGAGGATTTGGTCCTGTCTACAAG GGATGTTTATCCAACGGGACACTGATTGCAGTCAAGCAACTTTCTTCTAAATCAAGGCAGGGAAATCGTGAGTTTTTAAATGAGATAGGCATGATTTCTGCATTGCAACACCCTTATCTTGTTAAACTCCATGGTTGCTGTGTGGAGGGAGATCAGTTGTTGCTGATATATGAATACTTGGAAAACAATAGCCTTGCTCGTGCTTTATTTG GTCCAGAGGAAGAACAAATAAAATTAGACTGGTCTATACGGCAGAAGATTTGTGTTGGTATTGCTAGAGGTTTGACATACCTACATGAAGAGTCAAGACTGAAGGTTGTTCACAGGGACATCAAGGCTACTAATGTGTTGCTTGACAAGGATCTCGACCCTAAGATATCTGATTTTGGTTTGGCCAAACTTGATGAGGAGGATAATACTCACATTAGCACTAGAATTGCAGGGACATA TGGATATATGGCTCCTGAATATGCATTGCATGGTTATTTGACGGACAAAGCAGATGTTTATAGTTTTGGAGTTGTTGCCTTGGAAATCGTTAGTGGAAGGAGCAACACCCTTTATCGGACAAAGGAGGAAGCATTCTATCTTCTTGATTGG GCACATATGTTGAAAGAGAGAGGCGACCAAATGGAGCTAGTAGACAGAAGATTAGGTTCAGATTTCAACAAAAAGGAAGCTATGGTGATGATCAATGTGGCTCTCCTATGCACGAATGTCACTTCAAACCTTAGGCCCTCCATGTCGTCGGTGGTAAGTATGCTTGAAGGAAGGATTGTGGTTCCAGAGTTTGTTTCAGATTCAAGTGAAGTAATGGATGAAAAGAAGATGGAAGCAATGAGGCAGTATTACTATCATACGGAAGAAAATAAGATAAGCAAGTCACCATCACAGATTCAGAGTTTATTAAATGATGGGTCATGGACTGCTACATCTTCATCAGGTGTAGACCTTTATTCTGTCCACCCTGATTCTTCCTATTGGGAGAAAAGAAATTAA